A window of Sorex araneus isolate mSorAra2 chromosome 3, mSorAra2.pri, whole genome shotgun sequence genomic DNA:
AGGGCCCGCCCATAGCTGCTCTCGAGGGACCCCctggcctcccacccccacctcttccctcctcttcttttGCCTTCTGCAGGCCAGGCTGGCAGGGCAGCAGTCGTGCACACAGGAGTAGCCTACTCACCCTCCTTGGCCCTAGGGTCAGCTGCGCGCTCCCCTGCTGTCCCCcatcaacccccccacccccgcctcacaGCCCCATCCATGGCCCCACCCGAAGTCAGCTGGACCCCCAGCTCACCCCAGCCAAAGGAGTGAAAGACTGGACCCTCCCCGCATTCGAGGCCCGGGGCCCCGAGACCCATGCCCCTGTTTTGCGTTTCTTGGCAGGATTTCCCTAGAGATTATGACGTTGCAGCCCCGCTGCGAGGACGTAGAGACGGCCGAGGGGGTAGCTTTAACTGTGACGGGTGTCGCCCAGGTATAGTAACCCAGCAGCCCCGCGCATGCCCATTGAGCTGCCCCGTCCCCAGGCTGGGCTCGGGGGGAGGAGAAGACGGCAGTCAGGGGCAGACCCTCTCCGGcgcccccagcccacctgctTCCTCCAGGAGAGGCTTGTCATCTCGCCATGGAACCGGAAATTGAACCAGCCCGCCCTGGGCCGCCCTGCCTCCCCCCGTCTGTCCCCCCACAGGACTAACGGACTGACACCCCTTCTCTCCTCAGAGCAGTCTCGCTAACCCCACCCCCGTTCTTTGCAGGTGTCGGAAAGGCTGGTCCCtaggccggggtgggggaggggcagggagtaGAGGGCCAGCCCACGCGAGCAGAGGCGCCCCGGACTCAAGGTCACCAGGCTGCGTCACTGGCCCAACCCAGCGCCCGggctcctgccctgtccccccagtCAGCATCACAGAGCAACCACCTTGTAGGCCTTCACCAGAGGCTCAGCCACCTTGGAGGCCCTGGGGAGGGCCTGTTGGCTCCATCCCTCAGGGAAGTCAGGAGGTTGCCCGCCCACCCTGGCGTCCCCCCCGGCCCTCGCCCACCTGTCTCTGCTCGCTTTTCTAGTCTTGTCTGTGTCCCTCTCGCTCGTTTACTCTTCCGCTCTCTCTGCCTCTCGGCCTGCAGTCCTCCCTCCTGTGGGAGCCTGTAAGGAGGAACTGGctgatgagggggctgggggctggagggggtgggggtgagccccCCCAGGCCCAGGAGAGAGGCCACATCAGGACCAGCTGCCACGATGGCAGCGTCTCCCGATGTAAGAATCCTgtgggcctcccccaccccgggcccctgacactccccaccccccgaGTGCCTCCAGGTCTGGGAAAGATGCTCGGGGCACAGCACCCCTCCATGCTAGTGTGCAGGGCGTCCCTCTGCCCCTACCCCCAGCCCGGCTCAGTCACCCTGTGACCACTGGCAGGTGAAGATCATGACGGAGATGGAGCTCCTGGCGGTGGCCTGTGAGCAGTTCCTGGGCAAGAATGTGCAGGACATCAAGAACGTCGTTCTGCAGACGCTGGAGGGCCACCTGCGCTCCATCCTGGGTGAGGGCTgtcgggggaggcgggagggcaggggctgAAGAGCTGAAATTCCTCCCTCCTGGAGTATTTTCTTTGAAGACTCTGGATGACTtgatttgtttgttctgttttgcttttttgggtcacacccccagcaatgctaaagggttactcctggctttgcactcagaattactcctggcggtgcttgggggaccatattggatgccagggatcgaaccgggtcaaccgtgtgcaaggcaaacgccctacccgctgtgctatcactccggaccCAAACTCCGGATGACTTGAGAGAAgcgaggggtgggggcagtgagTAGGGGGGTCCCATCGGGTATGGTCTGGCTGTGTTGAACActccccccacatacacccctcccccaagcctgcaTTCTGCAGTGCTGGCTCAgtgctgaacactgctgggacCAGCCAGAGCAGAGACAGGTCCCTCGGCGAGAGCCCAGGCCTTCTCtggccccgtgcccaccccctACTTTCAGTGCTGGCCACTGAACCCAGGACTCACCGCCTGCGTGGCCTGTGTATAACCATTGAGGGGAAACCCTAGCCTCAGTCCTGGAATGTGCCTCACTCCCATGAGACCCCGGGTTCAGTCTGCAACACCAgatggacccccagcacctctgtcCCCGGCCTCCGTCCCTAACAGCAGGAAACGGTAGCAGTGACATCAACAACAAAATGGGGGCCTGAGCGGTAGTAAGGGGGGGCGGGGcctttgtcttgtatgcagcggactcagatttaatccccaacatcccatatgattccctgagcattgccaagtatggcccaaaaaatcactgtatcactgtcactgtcattctattgctcatcaatttgctcaagcaggcaccagtaacgtctccgttgtgagacttgttactgtttttggcatatcgaatacgccacggggagcttgccaggctctgctgtgcggatggaatactcagtagcttgccgggctttccaagagggacgaaagaatcaacttgggtcggccgtgtgcaaggcaaatgtcctccctgctgtgctatcactccagctaaaaagataaaatataaaattccaggcagaggggccagagcgatagcacagcgggtagggcgttcgccttgcactcggccgacctgggttcgattcccggcatcccatatggtcccccaagcaccgccaggagtaattcctgagtgcaaagccaggagtaacccctgagcatcgctgggtgtgatgaaaagaaaaaaaaaaaattccaggcaGAAAGCGTAGGAGCTCAGAGCACCTGCCCTGCAAACATCTCATCCCGAGCTCAGATCCTGGTGCTGAGTTCTCGGCAGCTCTGCTATCTGTGAACCTTGTGAGTTCCTGAAACCTCACAACCAAGTtcgtgtgagcaccacaaaacagACTGTGATCCTCAGTGAGCGCCACAGCTAAAATCAGATGTGAGGGGcccgagtgacagtacagcaggtaggacacttgccttacatactgctggcctgggttccgtccccagtGTCACATACcaagccaccaggaatgatccctgagcactgctgggtgtggcacccccccaagagaaaaaaataagtggggcAGTTGTGACAgcaacatctgtcaccccattggtCGACAGGATCGATTGGGCAGAGCTGACTGGTTAGGCGGCTATCCCCTTCCACCCTCACCCCTCCATGTGCGTCCATCTCTCCCAAAGCTGCGTGCTCAATCTGTAAGAGGACCACCTTCCCCAAGTACCCCAAGTACCAAGTAGAGATAGACCTTTCTTGGGTCTGCGAATCCCTGCTCGGAGCTCCAGACAAGCGCTCCGGCCCCCTTGTAGGAGAATGTAAGGTATGAGGCTTCCAAGACGCCAGACACATCCAAATGAGGCGCTGCACGTGGCAGTCTGCCGCTCCTTAAAAAGAGAAGATGCCGGTCATGGTCAGAGAGTTTGCCTCTGGTGAGCACGCCTGTGGGAGCCCCAGTGCCTCCAGCAGACACCACAGCCATCGTTTGGGAGCCCCAACTAGAAGCATGGCCCCCTGCAAGCACCACATCCAGCAGAGCACAAACCTCCATGAGCACCGTGGCCTGATGTGCGACCCCAGCCAGGTGCATGCCCCGTACTCCACAAGGAAAGTGACgggaagagaatttttaaaagaataaaaactaggggctggagcgagagtgcagtgggtagggcatttgccttgcacacagccaaacccggtttgattcccagcatcccatacggtcctctgagcagcaccaggggtaattcctgagtgcagaaccaagagtgacccctgtgtgttgcagggtgtgacccaaaagcaaaaaaaaaaaaaaaaaaggtagaaaaaaagaataaaacctaaATAGAAAGCTGAACTGCGGCATAGCTCAGAGTGCCAGGCAGCTTCTTTTCAGGTTGTTGGTTTTTGTCGTTTTTCTTGGTGAGGGGAGTGCTGGGgaacacactggcagtgctcagagctaactcctggctcaccCCTGatagacttaggggaccatatggggtgccagagatccaacccaggatgacggcatgcagggcaagtgtagTACCTGctttactgttgctccagcccaggggagaCCCTGGTTTGCTCCCCACATATGGCTGCGAGTGAAGCCGCTGTgcctggagccaggagtgaccccccaaatcTAAACCAAACCAAGCGAAACCCAGGAAGACTCTGCGCCAGCTACACAGCCCCTCAGACCTCACACCTGTCTTTGAgcacctctcccttcctctcggGGAAGCCAAACATGTTCTCCCCGTCCTCAGGGACTCTGACCGTGGAGCAGATTTACCAGGACCGGGACCAGTTTGCCAAGCTGGTGCGGGAGGTGGCAGCCCCTGATGTCGGCCGTATGGGCATTGAGATCCTCAGCTTCACCATCAAGGTGCGGTGTGGGATTGGGGGCCTGCAGCCCAAGATGGGGAGTGGGGGCCCTAGCAGGAGGGGAACTCGGTGTTTATgaccctccctgccctctccagGACGTGTATGATAAAGTGGACTATCTGAGCTCCTTGGGCAAGACCCAGACCGCCGTGGTACAAAGAGATGCTGACATCGGGGTGGCCGAGGCCGAGCGGGACGCAGGCATCCGGGTACTTGGGGTTTCCCCCTGCCCCAGGATCTGGTCACTCCAGGGTGAGGGGCCtctggtggctcaggggaccctcagcACCGGCCCTTCCCTGCTCCTAGGAAGCCGAGTGCAAGAAGGAAATGCTGGACGTGAAGTTCATGGCAGACACCAAGATCGCCGACTCCAAGCGGGCCTTCGAGCTGCAGAAGTCAGCCTTCAGCGAGGAGGTCAACATCAAGGTGAGGGGGCAGACAGGGGCTGGGAGACACCCGGCTTGGGGCTCAAGGGCCAGTGAGCAACCTCTGACTGGTTCACACCCAATCCTGCCTCAGACAGCCGAGGCGCAGCTGGCTTACGAGCTGCAGGGGGCCCGCGAGCAGCAGAAGATCCGGCAGGAAGAGATCGAGATCGAGGTGGTGCAGCGCAAGAAGCAGATCGCCGTGGAGGCGCAGGAGATCCTGCGCACGGACAAGGAGCTCATCGCCACAGTGCGCCGCCCTGCCGAGGCCGAGGCCCACCGCATCCAGCAGATTGCTGAGGGGGAGAAGtgagtgcccccgccccccctttaCTGTCCCTGCAGTCCCTCCAGGTTCCTGACCACAACTTGGAGGTGACATCTCCCCCAGGCTAGTTCACTGTGGGGTGACTGGTCTTGCCCAAGGTGTGAGGAGGGAGGATGGGGCCAggggataggacagcaggtggggcattcgccgtgcacacggcctacccaggtttacactgagcaccaccaggagtcatccctgagcacagagtcaggagtaagccctgagctccgccaggtgtagccccaaaacaaaaacagaaggttCCTGAGCCCCCTGTGTGTTTGGCCTGGAGCACACCCTTCCTAGCCCTTTCCACCGTGCATCTGGGGGCGCCCCTGGCCAGAGCTGGAGGCCAGGACAAGCCCCTTGGGGCATCCCTGCCACTGACGCCTGCCAGAATAGAGGGCTTCCGGCTCGCTGGCCCCCAGGCAGGACTTGAGGGAGCTCTGATGCCTCACTGACCCTCCTCGGCCTGGACTCCCCCCAGGGTGAAGCAGGTCCTCTTGGCACAGGCA
This region includes:
- the FLOT2 gene encoding flotillin-2 isoform X3 gives rise to the protein MTLQPRCEDVETAEGVALTVTGVAQVKIMTEMELLAVACEQFLGKNVQDIKNVVLQTLEGHLRSILGTLTVEQIYQDRDQFAKLVREVAAPDVGRMGIEILSFTIKDVYDKVDYLSSLGKTQTAVVQRDADIGVAEAERDAGIREAECKKEMLDVKFMADTKIADSKRAFELQKSAFSEEVNIKTAEAQLAYELQGAREQQKIRQEEIEIEVVQRKKQIAVEAQEILRTDKELIATVRRPAEAEAHRIQQIAEGEKVKQVLLAQAEAEKIRKIGEAEAAVIEAMGKAEAERMKLKAEAYQKYGESAKMALVLEALPQIAAKVAAPLTKVDEIVVLSGDNNKVTSEVNRLLAELPASVHALTGVDLSKIPLIQKATGAQV
- the FLOT2 gene encoding flotillin-2 isoform X2, with amino-acid sequence MGNCHTVGPNEALVVSGGCCGSDYKQYVFGGWAWAWWCISDTQRLSLEVMTILCRCENIETSEGVPLFVTGVAQVKIMTEMELLAVACEQFLGKNVQDIKNVVLQTLEGHLRSILGTLTVEQIYQDRDQFAKLVREVAAPDVGRMGIEILSFTIKDVYDKVDYLSSLGKTQTAVVQRDADIGVAEAERDAGIREAECKKEMLDVKFMADTKIADSKRAFELQKSAFSEEVNIKTAEAQLAYELQGAREQQKIRQEEIEIEVVQRKKQIAVEAQEILRTDKELIATVRRPAEAEAHRIQQIAEGEKVKQVLLAQAEAEKIRKIGEAEAAVIEAMGKAEAERMKLKAEAYQKYGESAKMALVLEALPQIAAKVAAPLTKVDEIVVLSGDNNKVTSEVNRLLAELPASVHALTGVDLSKIPLIQKATGAQV
- the FLOT2 gene encoding flotillin-2 isoform X1, which produces MGNCHTVGPNEALVVSGGCCGSDYKQYVFGGWAWAWWCISDTQRISLEIMTLQPRCEDVETAEGVALTVTGVAQVKIMTEMELLAVACEQFLGKNVQDIKNVVLQTLEGHLRSILGTLTVEQIYQDRDQFAKLVREVAAPDVGRMGIEILSFTIKDVYDKVDYLSSLGKTQTAVVQRDADIGVAEAERDAGIREAECKKEMLDVKFMADTKIADSKRAFELQKSAFSEEVNIKTAEAQLAYELQGAREQQKIRQEEIEIEVVQRKKQIAVEAQEILRTDKELIATVRRPAEAEAHRIQQIAEGEKVKQVLLAQAEAEKIRKIGEAEAAVIEAMGKAEAERMKLKAEAYQKYGESAKMALVLEALPQIAAKVAAPLTKVDEIVVLSGDNNKVTSEVNRLLAELPASVHALTGVDLSKIPLIQKATGAQV